From Bacteroidia bacterium, the proteins below share one genomic window:
- a CDS encoding T9SS type A sorting domain-containing protein, which translates to MKWSISSEFTTTLMKWNGQEWSPIMGFKGYILDLQVYNDELVIAGNISTLDDSPHPGLARWYSPPDTTLSVNRPLIEKTAWLWPPQPNPNSGRVLVPYFNPSGKTSTITITNNEGKTLATQPCKSQKNYWEINTSQYPKGIYYITMLTDGWKKQSQKMVVE; encoded by the coding sequence ATGAAGTGGTCAATTTCATCGGAATTTACAACCACCCTAATGAAATGGAACGGACAGGAGTGGAGCCCTATTATGGGCTTTAAAGGTTATATTCTCGACCTACAGGTTTATAATGATGAGCTTGTTATTGCAGGAAATATTTCCACTTTGGATGACTCGCCCCACCCTGGACTTGCCCGTTGGTACAGCCCACCCGATACCACCCTGTCAGTAAACCGGCCATTAATTGAAAAAACGGCCTGGCTTTGGCCTCCACAACCTAACCCAAACAGCGGCAGGGTGTTGGTTCCTTATTTTAATCCATCAGGAAAAACATCAACCATTACAATTACCAACAACGAAGGGAAAACCCTTGCTACCCAACCATGTAAATCCCAAAAGAACTACTGGGAAATAAATACCTCCCAATACCCCAAAGGAATTTATTATATTACCATGCTTACAGATGGCTGGAAGAAGCAAAGCCAGAAGATGGTGGTGGAATAA
- a CDS encoding T9SS type A sorting domain-containing protein, with amino-acid sequence MYEMDTTSMRLEEQTQTLTQPLINFNRLYPNPTSNEVFIEYNLVKGESGMLEFYNAIGQQFLGESNISGNGKMAISLSIFPKGIYFVSLKVNGQLRNFWKVSFTE; translated from the coding sequence ATGTACGAAATGGATACCACCAGTATGCGTTTAGAGGAACAAACCCAAACTTTAACACAACCTTTAATTAATTTCAATAGGTTATATCCAAACCCGACCTCAAATGAAGTGTTTATTGAATACAATCTTGTAAAGGGCGAAAGCGGGATGTTGGAATTTTATAATGCCATAGGTCAACAATTTTTAGGTGAATCCAATATTTCAGGTAATGGAAAAATGGCTATTTCATTGTCGATTTTTCCCAAAGGCATCTATTTTGTTAGTTTGAAGGTAAATGGCCAATTAAGAAACTTTTGGAAAGTTAGTTTTACCGAATAA